In candidate division KSB1 bacterium, a single genomic region encodes these proteins:
- a CDS encoding oligosaccharide flippase family protein, which translates to MLSRVRNVFVISALGVLGGILKNILLARELTKEELGIYSLLMTIVGFVYPLTLLGQHNAIVRFMADKDFSDYNWPKKNLQLLLVSFCLTVLAVGIFRMTYDLKFLAMTFLLLATLGTVGTDVYASIYRAQGKYEISMVIFRILNLLLPLAIFLLLILKMVTLSNILILFSILYALVPLVMVNFVRQGINSGSAKIPKSVWKDGIFLWGADLSLLVIVSIDKFLIPKLITYQALGEYFAIFSITRAFDLVLRAFEMVLLPHLKKSGTVHLGSLLSWVLGSALILSAFYLLAGDTLVELVFKGKYSNSSSLIPFFCVLGTIRLLHVIPYSVIGGLLKQHRLKQMFHINILTIFLAILLSFFLINNYGLVGAVTAGIAVWAFKTLAGFGIMFKDTWDSKENFRTEGTDNHE; encoded by the coding sequence ATGCTCTCAAGAGTACGAAACGTTTTCGTTATCTCGGCCCTCGGCGTTCTGGGAGGAATACTCAAGAATATCCTGCTTGCCCGCGAACTAACAAAGGAAGAACTTGGCATCTATTCTTTACTAATGACAATAGTTGGCTTTGTCTACCCCCTAACGCTTTTAGGTCAGCATAATGCCATTGTACGTTTTATGGCAGATAAAGACTTTTCCGACTACAACTGGCCTAAAAAAAATCTGCAGCTGCTTTTAGTGAGTTTCTGTCTAACCGTCTTGGCTGTCGGTATCTTCAGAATGACATATGACCTGAAATTTCTGGCAATGACTTTTTTGCTTCTTGCCACACTAGGAACCGTAGGAACCGATGTTTATGCCAGTATCTATCGAGCTCAAGGTAAATATGAAATTTCGATGGTAATTTTCCGCATTCTCAATCTTTTACTGCCTCTAGCCATTTTCTTGCTTTTAATCCTTAAAATGGTTACACTTAGTAACATATTAATTCTGTTTTCGATATTGTATGCTCTTGTTCCACTTGTAATGGTAAACTTTGTCAGACAAGGCATAAATTCGGGGTCCGCGAAAATCCCAAAAAGTGTGTGGAAAGACGGCATATTTTTGTGGGGAGCGGATTTGTCCCTGCTGGTGATTGTTTCAATCGATAAATTCTTGATCCCCAAGCTAATTACCTATCAAGCGCTAGGCGAATATTTCGCGATTTTTTCAATTACCCGCGCTTTCGATCTGGTTTTGAGGGCATTTGAAATGGTTTTGCTACCGCATCTGAAAAAATCAGGAACGGTACATTTAGGCTCGCTTCTGAGTTGGGTGTTAGGCTCAGCTTTGATACTTTCGGCATTCTATCTTTTGGCCGGTGACACTTTAGTTGAACTTGTGTTCAAGGGCAAGTACAGCAACAGCTCATCCTTGATTCCTTTCTTCTGTGTTTTAGGAACAATTCGTCTTTTGCATGTCATTCCCTATAGTGTAATTGGCGGACTACTAAAACAGCACAGGTTAAAACAAATGTTTCACATAAATATTCTGACAATCTTTCTGGCCATCCTGTTGAGTTTTTTTCTTATAAACAATTATGGATTAGTAGGAGCAGTCACCGCTG